The following coding sequences lie in one Cupriavidus sp. WKF15 genomic window:
- the moaE gene encoding molybdopterin synthase catalytic subunit MoaE, which produces MSVRVQREDFDLGAEVAALRAGRPAVGAVASFIGTVRDVSEGSAVSAMELEHYPGMTEKALAQIEAAACARWELLGVTIIHRVGPLLPLDQIVMVAVASAHRGNAFAACEFIMDYLKSEAPFWKKEETPEGARWVDARVTDEAALKRWGIPSFNASGADAGSDGGN; this is translated from the coding sequence ATGAGCGTGAGGGTACAGCGCGAGGATTTCGACCTCGGCGCCGAAGTGGCGGCGCTGCGGGCCGGCCGGCCGGCCGTGGGCGCGGTGGCGAGCTTCATCGGCACCGTGCGCGATGTGAGCGAAGGCAGCGCGGTCAGCGCGATGGAGCTTGAGCACTATCCGGGCATGACCGAGAAGGCGCTCGCACAGATCGAGGCCGCCGCTTGCGCGCGTTGGGAACTGCTGGGCGTGACCATCATCCACCGCGTCGGGCCGCTGCTGCCGCTGGACCAGATCGTGATGGTGGCCGTGGCATCCGCGCACCGCGGCAACGCATTCGCGGCATGCGAATTCATCATGGACTACCTCAAGTCCGAGGCACCGTTCTGGAAAAAGGAAGAGACGCCGGAAGGCGCGCGCTGGGTCGACGCCCGCGTGACCGACGAGGCGGCCCTGAAGCGCTGGGGAATTCCGTCCTTCAACGCCAGCGGCGCTGACGCCGGCAGCGACGGCGGCAACTGA
- the crcB gene encoding fluoride efflux transporter CrcB produces MGALGFVAVGVGAAIGAWLRWGFSVMWNALNPALPYGTLAANLLGGYLIGLAVGFFGSHPGLPPEWRLLAITGFLGGLTTFSTFSSEALANLMSGDYGWALLHVVTHLGGSLLLAGLGLWTYRFVA; encoded by the coding sequence ATGGGCGCTCTGGGTTTTGTGGCTGTCGGCGTCGGCGCGGCGATCGGCGCATGGCTGCGCTGGGGGTTCTCGGTCATGTGGAACGCCCTGAATCCGGCCCTGCCGTACGGTACCCTGGCCGCGAACCTGCTGGGCGGCTACCTGATCGGCCTGGCCGTCGGCTTCTTCGGTTCCCATCCGGGGCTGCCCCCCGAATGGCGCCTGCTGGCGATCACCGGCTTTCTCGGCGGCCTGACCACGTTTTCCACCTTTTCCAGCGAAGCGCTGGCCAACCTGATGTCCGGCGACTACGGATGGGCGCTGCTGCATGTGGTCACCCATCTGGGTGGCTCGCTGCTGCTCGCCGGGCTGGGTTTGTGGACCTACCGCTTCGTGGCCTGA
- a CDS encoding TetR/AcrR family transcriptional regulator produces the protein MSQTDSGRTDSGICPPKTARGQKTRESLLRAAEKVFGEKGYYVASISEITQEAKVAMGTFYLYFQDKEDIFRALVQHMLELLRAHLRKHAAPATSQMEAERLGLKAFLSFVSRHKNLYRIVLDSYSVDETIYSGYFQVFADLYSRRLDRAAEQGEVCPGDAEVRAWCLIGISNFLGMRYALWKRPASMDKVVDAAFDMITHGLQAR, from the coding sequence ATGTCCCAGACCGATTCCGGCAGGACCGACTCCGGCATCTGCCCGCCCAAGACCGCGCGCGGGCAGAAAACACGCGAGTCCCTGCTGCGTGCCGCCGAGAAGGTGTTCGGCGAGAAGGGCTACTACGTCGCATCGATATCCGAAATCACGCAGGAAGCCAAGGTGGCCATGGGCACCTTCTACCTGTACTTCCAGGACAAGGAAGATATCTTCCGCGCGCTGGTCCAGCACATGCTGGAGTTGTTGCGCGCCCACCTGCGCAAGCACGCGGCACCGGCCACCAGCCAGATGGAGGCCGAACGGCTCGGCCTGAAGGCGTTCCTGTCCTTCGTTTCCCGACACAAGAATCTCTACCGGATCGTGCTCGATTCGTATTCGGTGGACGAGACCATCTATAGCGGCTACTTCCAGGTCTTTGCGGACCTGTACAGCCGGCGCCTGGACCGGGCTGCCGAACAGGGCGAGGTTTGCCCCGGCGACGCCGAGGTGCGCGCCTGGTGCCTGATCGGCATCAGCAACTTCCTTGGCATGCGCTACGCACTGTGGAAGCGGCCGGCCTCGATGGACAAGGTGGTCGATGCCGCCTTCGACATGATCACGCACGGACTGCAGGCGCGGTGA
- a CDS encoding substrate-binding domain-containing protein yields the protein MQRSTIAVHAVALAASLLASGGVLARDIRIAHVYDKTGALEAYAKQTQTGLMMGLEYATNGTMTVNGNKLVVIEKDTQGKPDVAKAQLAAAYSDDRADIALGPTSSGTALAMLPVAEEYKKILLVEPAVADSITGDKWNRYIFRTGRNSSQDAISNAVALDKPGVQIATLAQDYAFGRDGVKAFKGALKNAKIVHEEYLPTNTTDFTAGAQRLFDALKDKSGRKVIFIIWAGAGNPFKIADLDPKRYGIEIATGGNILPAMASYKNFPGMEGATYYYFGIPKNKANEWLVSNHYSKFKSPPDFFTAGGMSAGIALVEALKKTGGDTNSEKLITAMEGMAFETPKGRMVFRKEDHQAMQSMYHFRIKVDPAFAWGVPELVREIKPEEMNVPIRNHR from the coding sequence ATGCAACGCAGCACCATCGCTGTACACGCCGTGGCGCTTGCCGCCAGCCTGCTCGCCAGTGGCGGCGTGCTTGCCAGGGACATCCGGATTGCCCACGTCTACGACAAGACCGGGGCGCTCGAGGCCTACGCGAAACAGACCCAGACCGGCCTGATGATGGGCCTGGAGTACGCCACCAACGGCACCATGACCGTCAATGGCAACAAGCTCGTGGTGATCGAAAAGGACACCCAGGGCAAGCCCGACGTGGCCAAGGCCCAGCTTGCCGCCGCCTACAGCGACGACCGCGCCGACATCGCGCTGGGACCGACGTCTTCCGGCACGGCGCTGGCCATGCTGCCGGTAGCGGAGGAATACAAGAAGATTCTGCTGGTCGAGCCCGCCGTGGCCGACTCCATTACCGGCGACAAGTGGAATCGCTACATCTTCCGCACGGGCCGCAATTCCTCGCAGGACGCCATTTCGAATGCCGTCGCCCTGGACAAGCCCGGCGTGCAGATCGCCACGCTGGCGCAGGACTATGCCTTCGGCCGCGATGGCGTGAAGGCGTTCAAGGGCGCGCTGAAGAACGCGAAGATCGTCCATGAGGAATACCTGCCGACCAACACCACCGACTTCACCGCCGGTGCGCAGCGCCTGTTCGACGCGCTCAAGGACAAGTCGGGCCGCAAGGTGATCTTCATCATCTGGGCCGGCGCCGGCAATCCGTTCAAGATCGCGGACCTCGACCCCAAGCGCTACGGCATCGAGATCGCCACCGGCGGCAATATCCTGCCGGCGATGGCCAGCTACAAGAACTTCCCGGGCATGGAGGGCGCCACGTACTACTACTTCGGCATCCCGAAGAACAAGGCCAACGAATGGCTCGTGTCGAACCACTACAGCAAGTTCAAGTCGCCGCCTGACTTCTTCACGGCAGGGGGCATGTCGGCCGGTATCGCGCTGGTAGAAGCGCTCAAGAAGACCGGCGGCGACACCAACTCCGAGAAGCTGATCACCGCGATGGAAGGCATGGCGTTCGAAACGCCCAAGGGCCGCATGGTCTTCCGCAAGGAGGATCACCAGGCCATGCAGTCGATGTACCACTTCAGGATCAAGGTGGACCCGGCTTTCGCCTGGGGCGTGCCCGAACTGGTCCGCGAGATCAAGCCCGAGGAGATGAACGTGCCAATCCGCAACCACCGTTGA
- a CDS encoding ABC transporter ATP-binding protein: protein MLETRGLTIRFGGHVAVNAVSCAFRPGELTCIVGPNGAGKTTYFNLVSGQLPASAGQILLDGQDVTRLPASRRARRGLGRAFQLTSLFPNLPVLENVRLAVQARQQRGIDLLSMWTSHRGVRAQAEACLERVALADKRHLPVAALPHGDQRKLEVGILLALQPRIFMFDEPTAGMSVDEVPVILDLIREIRQDRSKTVLLVEHKMDVVRSLADRIVVLHNGTLMADGKPAEVMASPIVQQAYLGVAQAGVDVEASHA from the coding sequence ATGCTGGAGACGCGCGGGCTCACCATCCGCTTCGGCGGGCACGTGGCCGTCAACGCAGTATCGTGCGCGTTCCGGCCCGGCGAGCTGACCTGCATCGTCGGCCCCAACGGCGCGGGCAAGACGACCTATTTCAACCTGGTCTCGGGGCAATTGCCGGCCAGTGCGGGCCAGATCCTGCTCGATGGCCAGGACGTGACGCGCCTGCCGGCTTCGCGCAGGGCACGCCGTGGCCTTGGACGCGCGTTCCAGCTGACCAGCCTGTTCCCGAACCTGCCTGTGCTGGAGAACGTGCGGCTGGCCGTGCAGGCGCGCCAGCAGCGCGGCATCGACTTGCTGTCGATGTGGACCAGCCACCGCGGCGTGCGCGCGCAGGCCGAGGCCTGCCTGGAGCGCGTGGCGCTGGCCGACAAGCGTCACCTGCCGGTGGCCGCGCTGCCGCACGGCGACCAGCGCAAGCTGGAGGTCGGCATCCTGCTGGCACTGCAGCCGCGCATCTTCATGTTCGACGAGCCCACCGCGGGCATGAGCGTGGACGAGGTGCCGGTGATCCTCGACCTGATCCGCGAAATCCGGCAGGACCGGAGCAAGACCGTGCTGCTGGTGGAACACAAGATGGACGTGGTGCGCTCGCTGGCCGACCGCATCGTCGTGCTGCACAACGGCACGCTGATGGCCGACGGCAAGCCGGCGGAGGTCATGGCCTCGCCGATCGTGCAGCAGGCGTACCTGGGCGTGGCGCAAGCCGGCGTGGACGTGGAGGCGAGCCATGCCTGA